The following coding sequences are from one Paenibacillus sp. FSL R5-0912 window:
- a CDS encoding extracellular solute-binding protein yields MTIDSVKGKVALGLGAVMMSSLLLSACSSENSAANSGGSEQAGSLKIEIFDRGNAPAGLTASDNFLTNYVKENFGKTNNINVEFIPIPRSEEVTKLNVLMASGTDVPDIVFTYDSGTFNKYAEQGGLTDLTPLLKEYGQNLTKFLGEDTLRYGQYDGVQYSIPAKRSTVGKYASFVRQDWLDKLGLPVPATTEELYNTLTAFKEKDPGETGGKVIPLGMTIAVAQYDSLVWSFIKPVSEQERFELTQNLSSRDFPILLPGFKEAVQYMNKLYNEGLISKDFALDENKETLTQNIGNGLVGAFSDDNDAIFYPDGTYDVLSKNNPNAVLTAIDPFTNSEGKKAKPVSAPNGMYIMIPKSSKHAVEAVKYLNWMASDDHLKYIQNGIEGEHYKLEDGVPVSIPDLSVESANKLMGGGDIGIIANGRIFESQEKNNEAFVKSFRTQYQDIIAKSLAISTTDVVEPVFTSRPIEAESKYGTTLSDKAKQLMVKSIMVSPGEFEVTYESMLKDYMSSGGQAILDERKAAYSEQK; encoded by the coding sequence ATGACAATTGATAGCGTTAAAGGAAAAGTGGCTCTGGGTCTCGGAGCGGTTATGATGTCATCCCTCTTATTATCGGCATGCTCGTCAGAGAATTCCGCTGCAAACAGCGGCGGGTCAGAGCAAGCGGGCAGCTTGAAGATCGAAATTTTTGACCGTGGCAATGCTCCTGCGGGTCTGACAGCTTCTGACAACTTTTTAACCAATTACGTTAAAGAGAATTTCGGTAAAACTAACAATATCAATGTGGAATTTATTCCTATCCCCCGCTCGGAGGAAGTGACGAAGCTTAACGTCCTGATGGCCAGCGGAACTGATGTCCCTGATATCGTCTTTACTTATGATTCCGGGACTTTCAATAAATATGCTGAACAAGGCGGACTGACAGATCTGACACCGCTGCTGAAGGAGTATGGTCAGAATCTGACAAAGTTCCTTGGCGAGGATACACTCCGCTACGGCCAATATGATGGTGTCCAATACAGTATTCCGGCCAAACGGTCTACAGTGGGCAAGTATGCATCCTTTGTCCGCCAGGACTGGCTGGATAAGCTGGGGCTTCCGGTTCCGGCAACCACGGAGGAGCTATACAATACACTGACGGCATTCAAGGAGAAGGACCCGGGCGAAACCGGCGGCAAGGTGATTCCGCTGGGCATGACGATTGCTGTGGCACAATACGACTCTCTGGTCTGGTCCTTCATCAAGCCGGTCAGCGAGCAGGAACGCTTCGAGCTTACGCAGAACCTGAGCTCCCGTGATTTCCCGATTCTGCTGCCCGGATTCAAGGAAGCCGTCCAATATATGAACAAGCTGTATAATGAAGGGCTGATCAGCAAGGATTTTGCCTTGGATGAGAATAAGGAGACCCTTACACAGAACATCGGCAACGGCCTAGTGGGTGCATTCAGTGACGATAACGACGCGATCTTTTACCCAGACGGTACTTATGATGTGCTCTCGAAGAACAATCCTAACGCTGTGCTGACGGCCATAGATCCGTTTACGAACAGTGAAGGCAAGAAGGCGAAGCCGGTGTCTGCTCCGAACGGGATGTATATCATGATTCCAAAATCCAGTAAACATGCCGTAGAAGCGGTCAAATATCTGAATTGGATGGCTTCGGATGACCATCTGAAGTACATTCAGAACGGGATTGAAGGAGAGCATTATAAGCTGGAAGATGGAGTGCCTGTCTCCATACCGGATCTGTCTGTAGAATCTGCCAACAAGCTGATGGGCGGCGGGGATATCGGAATTATTGCCAACGGCCGGATCTTCGAGAGTCAGGAGAAGAACAATGAAGCGTTTGTGAAGAGCTTCAGAACTCAATATCAGGACATTATTGCGAAATCACTGGCCATTTCAACTACCGATGTAGTTGAGCCTGTGTTCACAAGCCGCCCGATTGAAGCTGAGAGCAAATACGGTACTACGCTTAGCGATAAGGCGAAGCAGTTGATGGTGAAGTCGATTATGGTGTCACCGGGTGAGTTCGAAGTCACCTATGAGAGTATGCTGAAGGACTATATGTCAAGCGGCGGACAAGCTATTCTGGATGAACGCAAGGCTGCCTACAGCGAGCAGAAATAA
- a CDS encoding ABC transporter permease, which translates to MYALLVLPIMFFIIFKYGPMYGVQIAFKDFNFFKGIGGSEWIGLDGFREVFANQDFYVTLRNTLMLNFLDLIVSFPAPLIIAIMLFELKVVWFKKLSQTILYVPHFISWVIIGGIVYQLFGVQSGMINNLLTSLGLDAIPFLSDKNYWLITYLLTGVWQSAGWGTILYLAALTGINKELFEAAEVDGAGRLKRILHITIPGIKPTIVTLLIINLGNMISIGFERPFVIGNLAVMEYSDVLSTFVYRIGLESGQYTLATVVGLFQAVVGLIFLLVANYISKKLTDESIL; encoded by the coding sequence ATGTACGCATTGCTGGTGCTGCCCATTATGTTCTTTATCATTTTCAAATACGGTCCAATGTATGGTGTGCAAATTGCGTTTAAGGATTTCAACTTTTTCAAAGGCATCGGCGGAAGTGAATGGATTGGTTTGGATGGATTCCGTGAGGTATTTGCGAATCAGGATTTTTATGTAACCTTGCGTAATACATTGATGCTGAATTTTCTTGATCTGATCGTCTCTTTTCCCGCACCCTTGATTATTGCCATTATGCTGTTTGAGCTTAAGGTGGTCTGGTTCAAGAAGCTGTCCCAGACGATTCTGTATGTTCCGCACTTTATTTCCTGGGTAATCATCGGCGGCATCGTATACCAGTTGTTCGGGGTTCAGTCCGGGATGATTAACAACCTGTTAACAAGCCTGGGACTGGATGCGATTCCTTTTCTCTCCGACAAAAATTACTGGTTGATTACGTACCTGCTGACGGGTGTCTGGCAGAGCGCAGGCTGGGGGACGATTCTCTATCTGGCGGCACTCACCGGGATCAATAAGGAGCTGTTTGAGGCTGCTGAGGTAGACGGGGCGGGAAGGCTGAAGCGTATTCTGCATATTACGATTCCGGGCATCAAGCCGACGATCGTTACCTTGCTGATTATTAATCTGGGCAATATGATCTCCATCGGCTTCGAGCGGCCGTTTGTCATCGGTAACCTTGCTGTTATGGAATACTCGGATGTGCTAAGTACCTTTGTCTATCGGATCGGCCTGGAATCCGGGCAGTATACTCTGGCTACGGTAGTCGGATTGTTCCAGGCGGTGGTCGGATTGATATTCCTGCTGGTGGCGAACTATATCTCCAAGAAGCTTACGGACGAGAGCATCCTATAA
- a CDS encoding carbohydrate ABC transporter permease — MSGKAANKAFDTWIVICLTLSVLACLIPFLHILAVSFSGTVPITSGKVTLFPLDFNVEAYKKVFSDAAMIRSLAFTIFLTVLFTVLCMVMTVAAGYALSKRDLKGRKVFMFVIVVTMFFSGGIIPEYILTRELHLLNTIWALILPGLISPFYMIILISFLAGIPDALKESAEIDGSSQFGTLIRIILPLSMPVLATLSLFYAVGRWNGFQDTLMYITKPELYPLQLKLYHMIQNSQVSDLMRMEGNAISTVVPESLKAATVMFATVPILLVYPWLQRYFVSGVMTGAVKG; from the coding sequence ATGAGTGGAAAAGCAGCTAACAAGGCGTTTGATACATGGATTGTGATCTGTCTAACCCTATCGGTGCTGGCATGTCTGATTCCGTTTCTTCATATTCTGGCTGTATCCTTCAGCGGAACGGTGCCGATCACTTCGGGAAAAGTAACTTTATTCCCTTTGGACTTCAATGTTGAGGCGTACAAAAAAGTGTTCAGTGATGCCGCTATGATCCGCTCGCTGGCCTTTACTATATTTCTGACCGTGCTGTTTACGGTTCTGTGCATGGTGATGACGGTTGCGGCCGGTTATGCGCTGTCGAAGAGAGATTTGAAGGGCCGCAAGGTCTTCATGTTTGTGATTGTGGTTACGATGTTCTTCAGCGGCGGGATTATTCCTGAATATATTCTGACGCGTGAGCTGCATTTGCTCAATACAATCTGGGCGCTCATTCTGCCCGGGCTGATCAGCCCCTTTTATATGATTATCCTGATCTCATTTCTGGCTGGTATTCCTGATGCGTTGAAGGAGTCCGCAGAGATCGACGGCAGCAGCCAGTTCGGTACACTGATCCGCATTATTCTGCCCCTGTCCATGCCGGTGCTTGCCACCTTGAGCCTGTTCTACGCTGTGGGCAGATGGAATGGTTTCCAGGACACGCTGATGTATATTACGAAACCGGAGCTGTACCCGCTGCAGCTTAAGCTCTATCATATGATCCAGAACAGCCAGGTGTCCGACCTGATGAGGATGGAGGGGAACGCGATCAGCACGGTTGTACCTGAGAGTCTGAAGGCAGCAACGGTGATGTTCGCAACCGTTCCTATTCTGCTAGTCTATCCTTGGCTGCAGAGATATTTCGTCTCGGGTGTAATGACCGGAGCCGTGAAAGGCTGA